The sequence CCTGTCCATCAGCAGTCAGTGCGAGCTTTTGGGCATCAGCCGCTCCTGCTATTACTATCAAGAGTCAGGCGAGTCGGCGTTGAATCTTGAACTCATGCGCATAATAGATAAGCAGTTTATGGCGACACCTGACTTTGGTTCCAGACAGATGGCAAAGCTTATCAGAAGGTATGGATACAATGTTAGCCGCAAGCGTGTCAGCAGGCTTATGAAGAAGATGGGCATAGCTGCTGTTTATCAGAAGCCCAAGACCAGTGTTCCACATCCGGAGCATAAGACATATCCGTATCTGCTTAGAGATATTGATATAAACCGCCCTAATCAAGTTTGGTGCTCGGATATTACCTACATACCAATGAGAAGAGGATTCCTCTATCTGGTGGCTATTATGGATTGGTACAGCAGAAAAGTTCTCAGTTGGAGACTTTCAAACAGCCTTGATTCTGATTTCTGCGTGGCTGCGCTTGAGGAAGCCCTTGAAAAGTACGGAACACCTGAAATCTTTAATACTGATCAGGGGAGTCAGTTTACCAGCTATGAATTTACGCAAACCCTTAAAGATGCAGGGATTAAGGTCTCTATGGACGGCAAGGGGCGTTGGATGGATAATGTCATGATTGAGCGTATCTGGCGGACATTGAAATATAGCTTTGTCTATCTCCATGCGTTTGATAACGGACACGAGCTGAAACGAGGACTGGCGGACTGGATAAATTTCTACAATACAGGAAGACCGCATTCTTCTCTGGGCGACAGAACGCCATATGAAGCTTATAACGGATTAGAGATTCAAATCTGGAAAAAAGATGATAAAATGACTGAGAGTTTCCACCTTATTTCAGTCTAAAAACTGTACTAAAGATGGGTACCACCTGTCTGTTAATAAAAAAGAATGCTATAAGAACAATTGATACTAACAGCAATATGTTAAATAGTGCTATCTCTTTATCTCCAATAATTTTACCAGAAAAAACAATAAGTTGTTCAATTATGATTAAGATAAATGATATTATTAATGACACAAAACTATTTTTAAAGGTTATTGTTGTCTTGTTTATATTTTTCTTTGAATCGTCTATATTTTTAAAGTCACTGATAAATTGATCATCAAAAATAACCCCAAAAGTCTTTTCAGTAAATGTCACCTCATAAACAAACATGTTGCTTCTGAGTTCCCTCCATTCATTATCGATTGTAACAAAAACTTCTTTTGCTATGGGGATATTGCTTTTGATTTTATCTTTTATACAAGAATCGTATATAAGGGTAGCGATAGTAAGAGGAGACCATATTGCTAAATTTATTAAATATATTGAAAAATTACTGATTTTTTGAAATAAAATAAAGTTTATACTAATGAATAATAGCATTGTAACAATTAACATTACAATAATTATTAATTTAGACTTTACGGGACTCCAATTTTTTCTCAAATTATTGATAGAATTTTTTGTATATAATTCTTCTAATTTTTTGCATTTCTCAAAAAAATCCATTTCTAACCCTCTGCCCACTCGTTGCATAATACTGCTGCCTGTTCAAGGACAATACGTGTTGCGTCGTCGCTGGCTTCCGGCGGATAGCCGTATTTGCGGAGAATTTTCTTAACGATTACACGCAAACGGGCTTTCACTGACTCCCTTTTTGTCCAGTCAATGCTGACGTTCTTTTTTACCGCCTGCACAAGCTCAACAGCGATAACCTTCAGTTCATCCCCCATTTTCTTCAGGAGCATATCGCCAAAAGCGGCATTTTCCGTCAGAAGGGCATCATAAAAGGCTATTTCATCATCAGACAACCCAAGACTGCCGCCCCTTCCTCTTTCCTTGTTAACATCATTTGCCAGATCTATGAGATGCTGAATAACCATGGCTGCCTCAATTGAGCGGTTCTGGTAGTTTTTCATTGATTCTTCCAGTTTCTCCATGAAAGAGCGGGCTTTCACAACATTACGCTTCAACCTGATCTTTATCTCATCTGCCAGAAGTTTCGCCAGCATCTCAACGGCAAGGTTTTTGTACGGATACTCTTTCACTTCTGCCAGAAACTCATCGGACAATATAGATATTTCAGGTTTATCCAGCCCCGCTGCCTGAAAAACATCAACAACCCCATTTGCTGACACAGCTTTTGACACAAGCTGCTTTATTGCTGTGTCCAGCTCATCGGGAGATTTTCTTTCTGTTGTGATAGTGTTCTTTATCAGTCCTGCCTTGATCTCCTGAAATAAGCCCACATAATCCCTTATTTCCGCTGTCTGCGGCGCAGGAACAGCCAAAGCAAAGGCACGGGAAAGCTCTGTGACCATCTTTATGAAATCCATCTTACGGTCAATGGAGAGGATATGCTCCATCGCCTCGGCTATACCGTTTAAGCGGTCTTTGTCCTTTTTATTCAGGAGGGTTTCATAATCAAAATCGTGCAGAAGATCGATCACCTGTTCAAATTTTTCTATCATGTATGCGGCAGCTTCGTCTTTGTCGTGGTGTGACTGTCCTTTGCCACCGCTTGCAGTATAGTTTCTCATAGCGTTTTTAAGGTCATCCGCAATGCCGATGTAATCAACAACCAAACCGCCGGGCTTATCCTTAAAAACACGGTTCACACGGGCAATAGCCTGCATAAGATTGTGCCCGCCCATTGGCTTATCAACATACATTGTATGCAGGCAAGGTGCATCAAAGCCCGTAAGCCACATATCACGGACAATAACCAGCTTGAAGCCGGTGTCAGGCTTCTTGAACCTGTTTGCCATCTCTTCCCGCTGCTGTTTGGTGCGTATATGCGGTTGCCATTCTGCCCTGTCCGATGCGGAGCCGGACATGACTATTTTCATAAAGCCTTTGTCATCATCTCCGTCATGCCATTCAGGGCGCAGCCTGGCTATTTCGTTATATAATTCAACACAGATGCGGCGGCTCATGCAGACTACCATGCCTTTTCCGTCCATGGCTGAAAGCCTTGCCTCGAAATGCTCAACAATATCCTTTGCCACAAGCTCAAGCCTGCTTTTAGCACCCACGAGTGCCTCAAGGGCTGTCCATTTTGCCTGTAGTTTTTGCTTTTCGTATTCTTCCTGATCTTCTGTAACTTCTTCAAACTCAGGGTCAAGAGTCGGCTTTGTTTTCTCGTCAAACTCTATCTTGGCAAGGCGTGCCTCGTAATATATACGGACTGTCGCTCCATCCCGAACGGCATCTTCCATATCGTAAATATCTATGTATTCGCCGAAAACAGCGGTGGTCACTTTGTCTGATGTTTCGATAGGCGTTCCGGTAAAACCGATGAATGAGGCACCGGACAGAGCATCTCTGATGTGGCGCGCGAAGCCGTCTATGAAGTCATACTGACTTCTGTGTGCCTCATCCGCCATTACTATTATGTTTCTGCGTGAGCTGAGTTCAGGATGACTGTCTTCGCCTTCCTTCGGGAAAAACTTCTGAATAGTGGAAAAAACTATCCCGCCTGAGGCGACATTAAGCAGTTCCCGCAGATGCGCTCTGCTTTCTGCCTGAACCGGCTTCTGACGAAGGAGATCGCTGCACAGCGAGAAGTTGCCGAATAGCTGATCATCGAGATCGTTTCTGTCAGTAAGAATAACGAGAGTGGGGTTGCTGAGTTCCGGCTTCTGAACAACTTTGCCTGAGTAAAAAATCATGGAAAGGCTCTTACCGCTGCCTTGAGTGTGCCAAACAACGCCAATCCGCTTATCACCTGCGGCAGAAGTTGCTGTTACGGTGCGCTCCAGAGCCTTGTTAACTGCGTGATATTGATGGTAACCCGCCATCTTTTTTATGATTTTGTCGTCACTCACTTCAAACACAATAAAGTTGCGTATTATGTCCAGAAAGCGTTCCTTCTGAAACATACCTTTCACAAGCACTTCAAGCTCAATCATGCCTCTGGGTTCTTTCTCGCCGTTAACGGTTTTCCACGGCATAAATCGCTCCCAGTCTGCGGTCAGGCTGCCTGCTGCGGCTTTATACCCGTCAGAAGCGATAAGGATTTCATTGTAATTAAAAAGGTTCGGAATGAAGCTTTTATAGTTTTGCAACTGTGTAAAGGCATCAAACATAGTTGCCTTTTCATCAGACGGGCTTTTCAGCTCAATTACGGCAAGGGGAAGCCCGTTTACGAATACCACAGCATCCGGTCTGCGGTTTTCCTTTGCCTCGGTGACGGTGAATTGGTTCGCCACCAACCAGTCGTTGTTGGAAATATCGTTAAAATCAAAGAGCTTGATAAGGGCAGTCTTCGCTTCGCCGTCTTCCTGATAAGGAATGCTTATGCCGTCTGTGATGTATTTATGGAACGTTCGGTTATTCTCTATGAGCTTTACGCTCTCAAGATTAAGCAGTTTCTTGATCGCTTCATCAATCTGGTCAATGGGTACAGATGGGTTAATCTGAGTGAGCTTTGTTTTCAGACGACCGAGAAGCACCACCTCTGACGCACTCTCCCGTTCATAATCGCCATCCTCATCATCAGTTTTTGTAAAATCAGGCGCAAAGGCGTACTGGTAGCCCAGTTCTTTAAAGAAATCGATCAAAACCTGTTCGAGAGTATCTTCAATGAGTTTCATCCATTAATATCCTTTTGAAGCCCTTTTAAATCATTTTCCAGCTCTTTTAAGCTTTCTTCTTTTTCTATACGTTTCTGCTCGTCCTTGTACTTCTCGTACTCTATAGCAGCTTTCTCGTCGGCAATTGCTCTGCTGATTTTTCCGGCATGTGTCAAAAGTTCTCTGCCGTTAAGCTGTATGATAGCATCAAGCCGCTGAATCCAGTCTTTCATATACATCGGTGTACGTTGCTGAGCCATTGTCTCGGCAAAGGCAAGATATTGTTCCACAAGCAGACCAAGAAGTTTAATTTCGTCCCCATTAAGATAATTTTTAGAGGTCGTTATGTCGCTTTTTCTAATTGGCTTGTCGCCTTTTTTGCCGTATGAGAGCATTCCCATCAGAGGAAGTGCTGCATCCGCACGTCTGTATACAAGCTCAGCGGCAGTTTGTTCGCTTACAGCCCATATCAGCTTATTCTGCACTATTTTAAAAAACTCAATTGTTTTTTCGTCTTTCGGATCGTAATCAATGCTGGTTCTGTATATATCTTTGATTTTCTGGTAGAAAAACCTTTCAGACAGGCGGATTTCACGGATTCTCTCTTGAAGCTCGTTGAAGTAGTTCATAGAGTTTCCGGTTTTAAACCTGTCATCGTTAAGGGCAAAACCTTTGACTATGTATTCTTTCAGTCTTTTTGTAGCCCAAATTCTAAACTGTGTGCCTTGCAGTGATTTCACTCTGTAACCAACTGATATTATTACATCAAGGCTATAATAATTAGTTGGTTTGGTAGAAAATTCGGTATTTCCGAATTTTCTCATTACATCTTCTTCTATAAGTTCTTTTTCATCAAAAATATTTTTTATATGCTCATTAATTGTTGATTTTGCCTTACCAAACAGCTGCGCCATCTGATCTTGAGTCAGCCACACGGTATCATCCTGAAGCCTGACATCAATTTTTATGTCTCCATTTTCAGATTGGTATATCAGCAGGTCGGAGTTATTTTTCATGCGCATCTCCGGCTAAAATGTATTCACACCCAAGTTCTTTAAAGAAATCGATCAAAACCTGTTCGAGGGTATCTTCAGTGGGTTTAGTCATAGCAACCTAATCTTCCATGAGTGTGTTAAGTCTATTTTTTGCATATGTGCAGCCATAGTTTTGACTGTTGCTATTATAAGCTTCTTTTATTAATTCTTTTTCTTCATCCGAAAACGGAGTAATCTCTTCAAGTTTTTGGAAATTGGCTTTTGAATTCGCAAATGAAGATGAGTTTTTGAAGTTAAAGATTATCCCATTAAAAAGCTCATGCCTCTTGCAGTGCTTCTTAAATAGGATAGAAAAGATTTTTTCAGCTTTTTTAGAATCTGTCTTCCCAATGCAGCTTATACCTTGCCATTTACCAAAGAAGCCATATGGATCTCTACCTAGTCTTAATGAGATAATTGGAACCCTTCTTCCAAAAGCGATACCAACTTCTTGATCAGTCCACTCACTCTCGTGGAAGTCAGGAGTAAGTAAGGCTACAAGCGCATCCATACTTGAAAGAGCTCTTTCAATTTCTGTCTGCCATTCAGCGGAAGGAGTGATATCTTCATGAGCAACAAAAGCCCTTATCCCAAATTTAGCAAGCTCATCCTTGAGTATTTTCGTTTCTTTTTTATAGTTAGCTTTATGACTAAGAAAAAGCCTTAACCCCGGTTTCTCCCACAGGTCATCGTATTCAGACGCTTGGACTATATCTCCCTTAAGGTCTCTTGCAGCAGTTACACCATCATCTTCTCGCCAATTTGGATTAAATGAATTTTCATCTGTTTCCAAATATACATTTGACACATATTCGTTGTGTATATTAAGTTGTTTATTTATTAGCTCTAAAATTTCTTTATCTATTCCATCTTTTTCAATCAACTCACAAGCTAAAGAATCAGATATTTTAAAATAAATATCATGACCATACACTCCGCCATTCCAGTTATCATAATCAACAGCTTCGTCAATTCGATATTGAGATTTAATGACTTTGGCATGTTCAAGCATTTCCTTTGATTTATAATACTTGTAAAGTGTAGCTATTATCGGTTCTATTTTATTTTTTATCTTAAAAGTTTGTAATTCAGACATAATTGCCTCATAATACCATTATTTCATTCCAATAATTACCAAGATACAACTCAAAGCCAATACCAATTTGTGCTGGTGTATAAATATTTTTAAACTCTGTATATGCTATCTTAAAATCATTATTCTTAATCATGTTCTTTTTAGCCATATATGCTAAAGCAACCCCGGCGGAACGAGACTGCCCTTGGTTGCAATGAATCAAAACTTTTCTCTGAGGTATTTGCTCGTCAAGAAATTCAAATGCAGCCTTCATTATTGGATGAGTAAAATTTGGAAGGAACATTCTCTCCATGTCTACTAGATTCAAAAATAAGTGATTCTTTTCAAAATGCACTAAATAACTTGGATGGTTCTGTGGAAGAGCTTTCTTATAACGAAGAAATTTTTGGTGACAGCTCTTACAAGCATGAACAATTGCCCACTCGGAATCACACATTGAGCAACTCGTGTCATTTCCAACATATAAGTTTTTAATAACTTCAATCATACTACACCTCAATTTTTCCGCTGATGAGTTTTGGGAGCAAGGAGTCTCTAATTACACTTAATTCAATATTCTGTTTTCTATTCAGATCTATTTTCACAAGCAAATCAGCAGTCGTAATAGAGAATGCTTTCACTATGTTTTCAGGAGGAATTACAAATTCTATATTTGCAACAACCTCTGGTCTTACGGCGGGGTAAGCCGCACCATCAGCTAAATGAGCAAAATAATCTATTGAGGAGTCTTGCGTCAGTGCTAAAAATACAAACTCTTTGAAGTCAAATTGTTTAGGGGTCATTACTGCAAAACCAGTGCTTCCTGTAAGTCCATCGTCAGAAATATAGGCAAAAGACCTATTGCCCGGTCTCACAGTTCCTATGATGGTGTCACCAATAGAAAGAACTCTTCTTGCTCTGCTTGGCGCTTCCGGAAATAAATATTCTATGACTAAACTTATCTCTCCATTTTTCGTGTTTGCTAAATCTATATATTTTATTTTTTTGGGAGCATTCTTATTCGTCCAAGACTTAGAGTTTAAATCTGCTAAACAGCTTATAGGTTTAACTTCCCAGCCTTTGGGGATGGGTTTGTTTAGTTGGTCGGAGTGGACAAATTCGCTGGGGAAGAGGTCGGCGATTTCGTCCGGCATACCTGCGGGCTTTTCGCCTCTGGCTTTTGCATGCACAGGGTCAAAATCCACAAACCAGCTCTTGAAAATAGCTCTCGCCATCTCCTCCAGCGTCTCATTCATCTTTCGGTTTAGTTCAATCTTGTCATCAAGGGATTGCAAAATATCTGAAATTGATTCCTGTGTTTCTAGGTCTGGCAACATTATTAACGCTTTCTTAAAATCTCTAAGAACTACACGGGGAATTGCCGCACCAGAAATGAAATTTGTTTTCAAGTAACCAATTGTCCTATTAGACGAAAAATAGTACTTTAAAAATCTTGAATCAATTAATGTAGTATTAGGTCTTAAAATTGCGACAGAAGACAGTAGAACTACCTCGACAGGTTCTATTATATTGCATACAGTGTCTAAGGCACTATTGCCATCTTTAGCAATCAAGACATCCCCAACTTCAGGTTGACACCCTTGCTTAACGAGCATTTCATAGTCCACATTTGAAATTTTTCTCGCTGTTTCTATATTTAAGCCAAAAGGTGTAAGGTCTTTAACAGATACCATTGACATTCCAATATCAACTGACTTAGGGCTTTGATGAGCTCCATCTGTTATTTTCAAGCAGACATCGTCTAAAGTATACTCTCTCCACTCACCCATCCTACTCACCCTTTCCCAGCTTGCGGGTTTTGCTGACAAGTTTGTCAAAATCACTTGTGGGTGCTTCCGCTTCCAGCTTTTTCTGTTTTTCCGTATATTTCGCAAACTCACCGAGGGCTAGCTTCTTTGCCACTTCTGCGGATATTCTGCCTGCGTTGTTCAGCACATCCATTTCATTAAACTGTAAGAAGCTGTCCAGCTTGTCCGCCCATTCCTTCATGGTCATGGTCTGCCTTCTGCTTGCCTGTAGCTCGGCATAATCCAGATACATTACAACAATCCTGTTCAGTTCTTTCAGTTCTGTTTCTGCCAGGTAGTTTTTGGCAGTTTCAACATCTCTGCTTCTGATTTTTCCATG is a genomic window of Geovibrio thiophilus containing:
- a CDS encoding IS3 family transposase (programmed frameshift), encoding MSKAKRTRYSAEFKSKVALEALREELTLSELSAKYNVHPNQISKWKKEAIEGMASIFANKPCKSEERTESEIKDLHAKIGQLTVERDFLQRAFETVSISRRKLMIDNVKSSLSISSQCELLGISRSCYYYQESGESALNLELMRIIDKQFMATPDFGSRQMAKLIRRYGYNVSRKRVSRLMKKMGIAAVYQKPKTSVPHPEHKTYPYLLRDIDINRPNQVWCSDITYIPMRRGFLYLVAIMDWYSRKVLSWRLSNSLDSDFCVAALEEALEKYGTPEIFNTDQGSQFTSYEFTQTLKDAGIKVSMDGKGRWMDNVMIERIWRTLKYSFVYLHAFDNGHELKRGLADWINFYNTGRPHSSLGDRTPYEAYNGLEIQIWKKDDKMTESFHLISV
- a CDS encoding type I restriction endonuclease subunit R, translated to MKLIEDTLEQVLIDFFKELGYQYAFAPDFTKTDDEDGDYERESASEVVLLGRLKTKLTQINPSVPIDQIDEAIKKLLNLESVKLIENNRTFHKYITDGISIPYQEDGEAKTALIKLFDFNDISNNDWLVANQFTVTEAKENRRPDAVVFVNGLPLAVIELKSPSDEKATMFDAFTQLQNYKSFIPNLFNYNEILIASDGYKAAAGSLTADWERFMPWKTVNGEKEPRGMIELEVLVKGMFQKERFLDIIRNFIVFEVSDDKIIKKMAGYHQYHAVNKALERTVTATSAAGDKRIGVVWHTQGSGKSLSMIFYSGKVVQKPELSNPTLVILTDRNDLDDQLFGNFSLCSDLLRQKPVQAESRAHLRELLNVASGGIVFSTIQKFFPKEGEDSHPELSSRRNIIVMADEAHRSQYDFIDGFARHIRDALSGASFIGFTGTPIETSDKVTTAVFGEYIDIYDMEDAVRDGATVRIYYEARLAKIEFDEKTKPTLDPEFEEVTEDQEEYEKQKLQAKWTALEALVGAKSRLELVAKDIVEHFEARLSAMDGKGMVVCMSRRICVELYNEIARLRPEWHDGDDDKGFMKIVMSGSASDRAEWQPHIRTKQQREEMANRFKKPDTGFKLVIVRDMWLTGFDAPCLHTMYVDKPMGGHNLMQAIARVNRVFKDKPGGLVVDYIGIADDLKNAMRNYTASGGKGQSHHDKDEAAAYMIEKFEQVIDLLHDFDYETLLNKKDKDRLNGIAEAMEHILSIDRKMDFIKMVTELSRAFALAVPAPQTAEIRDYVGLFQEIKAGLIKNTITTERKSPDELDTAIKQLVSKAVSANGVVDVFQAAGLDKPEISILSDEFLAEVKEYPYKNLAVEMLAKLLADEIKIRLKRNVVKARSFMEKLEESMKNYQNRSIEAAMVIQHLIDLANDVNKERGRGGSLGLSDDEIAFYDALLTENAAFGDMLLKKMGDELKVIAVELVQAVKKNVSIDWTKRESVKARLRVIVKKILRKYGYPPEASDDATRIVLEQAAVLCNEWAEG
- the rhuM gene encoding RhuM family protein, with the protein product MKNNSDLLIYQSENGDIKIDVRLQDDTVWLTQDQMAQLFGKAKSTINEHIKNIFDEKELIEEDVMRKFGNTEFSTKPTNYYSLDVIISVGYRVKSLQGTQFRIWATKRLKEYIVKGFALNDDRFKTGNSMNYFNELQERIREIRLSERFFYQKIKDIYRTSIDYDPKDEKTIEFFKIVQNKLIWAVSEQTAAELVYRRADAALPLMGMLSYGKKGDKPIRKSDITTSKNYLNGDEIKLLGLLVEQYLAFAETMAQQRTPMYMKDWIQRLDAIIQLNGRELLTHAGKISRAIADEKAAIEYEKYKDEQKRIEKEESLKELENDLKGLQKDING
- a CDS encoding toll/interleukin-1 receptor domain-containing protein; translated protein: MSELQTFKIKNKIEPIIATLYKYYKSKEMLEHAKVIKSQYRIDEAVDYDNWNGGVYGHDIYFKISDSLACELIEKDGIDKEILELINKQLNIHNEYVSNVYLETDENSFNPNWREDDGVTAARDLKGDIVQASEYDDLWEKPGLRLFLSHKANYKKETKILKDELAKFGIRAFVAHEDITPSAEWQTEIERALSSMDALVALLTPDFHESEWTDQEVGIAFGRRVPIISLRLGRDPYGFFGKWQGISCIGKTDSKKAEKIFSILFKKHCKRHELFNGIIFNFKNSSSFANSKANFQKLEEITPFSDEEKELIKEAYNSNSQNYGCTYAKNRLNTLMED
- a CDS encoding dual specificity protein phosphatase family protein; translated protein: MIEVIKNLYVGNDTSCSMCDSEWAIVHACKSCHQKFLRYKKALPQNHPSYLVHFEKNHLFLNLVDMERMFLPNFTHPIMKAAFEFLDEQIPQRKVLIHCNQGQSRSAGVALAYMAKKNMIKNNDFKIAYTEFKNIYTPAQIGIGFELYLGNYWNEIMVL
- a CDS encoding restriction endonuclease subunit S — encoded protein: MGEWREYTLDDVCLKITDGAHQSPKSVDIGMSMVSVKDLTPFGLNIETARKISNVDYEMLVKQGCQPEVGDVLIAKDGNSALDTVCNIIEPVEVVLLSSVAILRPNTTLIDSRFLKYYFSSNRTIGYLKTNFISGAAIPRVVLRDFKKALIMLPDLETQESISDILQSLDDKIELNRKMNETLEEMARAIFKSWFVDFDPVHAKARGEKPAGMPDEIADLFPSEFVHSDQLNKPIPKGWEVKPISCLADLNSKSWTNKNAPKKIKYIDLANTKNGEISLVIEYLFPEAPSRARRVLSIGDTIIGTVRPGNRSFAYISDDGLTGSTGFAVMTPKQFDFKEFVFLALTQDSSIDYFAHLADGAAYPAVRPEVVANIEFVIPPENIVKAFSITTADLLVKIDLNRKQNIELSVIRDSLLPKLISGKIEV